A section of the Flavobacteriales bacterium genome encodes:
- a CDS encoding type II toxin-antitoxin system RelE/ParE family toxin produces MNYSVVVRAAAQAEAVDAFLWYEARSKGLGVRFADALQACLDQLATDPKHQKRNGDFRHVMVEKFPYRVVFIVEDNTVYVYQIRHTSRIPSKRFGP; encoded by the coding sequence ATGAACTATTCGGTGGTCGTTCGTGCGGCCGCCCAGGCCGAAGCGGTTGATGCGTTCTTGTGGTATGAGGCACGAAGCAAAGGGTTGGGAGTCCGCTTTGCGGATGCCTTGCAAGCCTGCTTGGACCAATTGGCCACCGATCCGAAGCACCAGAAGCGCAACGGCGACTTTCGGCATGTGATGGTGGAGAAGTTCCCATATCGTGTTGTGTTCATCGTTGAAGACAACACCGTGTACGTCTATCAGATCCGCCACACCAGCCGCATACCGAGCAAGCGCTTCGGCCCCTAG
- a CDS encoding SRPBCC family protein — MKFRTSITIDLPRDRMVQLFDDPTTMKEWQPALISFEPISGTPGQVGANSRLRYRMGKREIEMVETITERDLPRAFCGTYETGGVWNEVRNTFEEAGPSRTIWHSDNEFRMRGFMKVMALLMPGAFKKESAKIQERFKAWSEKQG, encoded by the coding sequence ATGAAGTTCCGCACCAGCATCACCATCGACCTGCCGCGCGACCGGATGGTCCAGCTCTTCGACGACCCGACGACCATGAAGGAATGGCAGCCCGCGCTCATCAGCTTCGAGCCGATCAGTGGCACGCCGGGACAGGTGGGTGCCAACAGCCGTCTGCGGTACCGGATGGGCAAGCGGGAGATCGAGATGGTGGAGACCATCACGGAGCGTGACCTCCCACGCGCCTTCTGCGGCACCTACGAGACCGGCGGCGTGTGGAACGAAGTGCGGAACACCTTCGAGGAGGCCGGCCCGTCACGGACCATCTGGCATTCGGACAACGAGTTCCGCATGCGTGGCTTCATGAAGGTCATGGCCCTCCTGATGCCCGGCGCGTTCAAGAAGGAGAGCGCGAAGATCCAGGAGCGCTTCAAGGCGTGGTCGGAGAAGCAGGGCTAG
- a CDS encoding LTA synthase family protein: MLRGPLLVLAVRSGLLLGVYALVRVLFVALNAGSFADAPASAYWGGLRFDLSALAWLNALWVLLSLAVPRPQGAWRKALTGLYLGVNAIALFFACVDLEYYKFSLKRSTADFLRILTAGSDTANLAPAFARDYWYIVLIYLALLALLAWGHRWAGRLDAGSPLRPWRRATGAVVTVAALVVASRGGLQLIPLQVIDAAWYAPATHVPVVLNTPFTLLMTLGKPAVQERTYMAPMQADVLWPVTHRFDAPADPLGHIPQRPNVVVIVLESFSAVYSARLSGGPGYMPFLDELMDQSLNMTHAYANGRRSIDGIPAVLASIPELMDEAFITSSYAQQPFTSLAGVLAAEGYRTSFFHGGNNGTMGFDGFARSAGFQRYVGRNEYPVQEHYDGHWGIWDPPFLQYFAEELSREQQPFMSCVFTLSSHHPYELPPDLAAQFSGGTHKIHPVLRYTDEALRRFFDTARTKPWFANTLFVITADHTADLDRNGQQYSKAIDYWVPLLYHMPAHLPARDQHRVTQHIDILPTVLDLIGHREPFFSFGHSALRPASPPYAVMASNQVYHAVGDRFILHYDGERLLGVDPLGADTTGPLGEPRELVAFDMLTRLQAAIQQYNGNLVRNSLTVKPAAP, translated from the coding sequence GTGCTACGCGGTCCCCTGTTGGTGTTGGCGGTGCGTTCCGGGCTGCTGCTCGGGGTGTACGCGCTGGTCCGCGTCCTCTTCGTCGCGCTGAACGCGGGGTCGTTCGCCGATGCGCCGGCCTCGGCCTACTGGGGCGGCTTGCGGTTCGACCTCAGCGCGCTGGCCTGGCTGAACGCCCTGTGGGTGCTCCTGAGCCTGGCGGTGCCCCGGCCGCAAGGCGCGTGGCGGAAGGCGCTCACCGGCCTCTACCTGGGCGTGAACGCCATCGCCCTCTTCTTCGCCTGCGTCGATCTGGAGTACTACAAGTTCAGCCTCAAGCGCAGTACGGCCGACTTCCTGCGCATCCTCACCGCCGGCAGCGACACCGCCAACCTGGCCCCGGCCTTCGCCCGCGACTACTGGTATATCGTGCTGATCTACCTGGCGCTGCTGGCCCTGCTGGCCTGGGGGCACCGATGGGCGGGCCGGCTCGATGCCGGATCTCCCCTGCGCCCCTGGCGAAGGGCCACCGGTGCCGTCGTGACCGTCGCCGCGCTCGTGGTGGCCTCCCGCGGGGGCCTGCAGCTCATCCCCCTGCAGGTGATCGATGCGGCCTGGTACGCGCCCGCCACCCATGTCCCCGTGGTGCTCAACACACCCTTCACCCTGCTGATGACGCTGGGGAAGCCCGCGGTGCAGGAGCGGACCTACATGGCGCCGATGCAGGCCGATGTGCTGTGGCCCGTGACGCACCGGTTCGATGCCCCGGCCGATCCCCTCGGGCACATCCCGCAGCGCCCCAACGTGGTGGTGATCGTGCTGGAGAGCTTCAGCGCGGTGTACAGCGCACGGCTCAGCGGCGGACCGGGGTACATGCCCTTCCTCGACGAGCTGATGGACCAGAGCCTGAACATGACGCATGCCTACGCCAACGGGCGCCGCAGCATCGATGGCATCCCGGCCGTGCTCGCCTCGATCCCCGAACTGATGGATGAGGCCTTCATCACCTCGAGCTATGCCCAGCAGCCCTTCACCTCGCTGGCCGGGGTCCTGGCCGCGGAAGGTTACCGCACCAGCTTCTTCCACGGCGGCAACAACGGCACCATGGGCTTCGACGGCTTCGCCCGCAGCGCGGGGTTCCAACGCTACGTGGGCCGCAACGAGTACCCCGTGCAGGAGCACTACGACGGCCATTGGGGCATCTGGGACCCGCCCTTCCTGCAGTACTTCGCCGAGGAGCTGAGCCGGGAACAGCAGCCCTTCATGAGCTGCGTCTTCACCCTCAGCAGCCATCACCCCTACGAGCTGCCGCCCGACCTGGCCGCCCAGTTCAGCGGGGGCACCCACAAGATCCACCCCGTGCTCCGCTACACCGACGAGGCGTTGCGCCGGTTCTTCGACACGGCACGCACCAAGCCCTGGTTCGCCAACACCCTGTTCGTGATCACCGCCGACCATACGGCCGACCTGGACCGCAATGGCCAGCAGTACAGCAAGGCCATCGACTACTGGGTGCCTCTGCTCTACCACATGCCCGCGCACCTGCCGGCGCGTGATCAGCACCGGGTGACGCAGCACATCGACATCCTGCCCACGGTGCTGGACCTCATCGGACATCGCGAGCCCTTCTTCAGCTTCGGCCACAGCGCCCTGCGCCCGGCCAGTCCTCCCTATGCCGTGATGGCCAGCAACCAGGTGTACCATGCCGTGGGCGACCGGTTCATCCTGCACTACGACGGCGAGCGCCTGCTGGGCGTGGACCCGCTCGGCGCGGACACCACCGGGCCGTTGGGCGAACCGCGCGAGCTGGTGGCCTTCGACATGCTCACGCGCCTGCAGGCCGCCATCCAGCAGTACAACGGGAATCTCGTGCGCAACAGCCTGACGGTGAAACCCGCCGCACCATGA
- a CDS encoding dehydrogenase E1 component subunit alpha/beta, translating to MTPLTIEDRQLRFERGTHDDAFLLDTYTKLVYPRIIEEKMLSLLRQGKISKWFSGIGQEAIAVGAAMALRDDEYILPMHRNLGVFTTRGMPFRKLFAQWQGKATGYSKGRERSFHFGSKEHRVVGMISHLGPQMGIADGIALAHKLQKESRCTIVFTGDGATSEGDFHESVNVAAVWDLPVLFIIENNGYGLSTPSSEQFRMKSFVDKAIGYGIEGVQIAGNNILEVYDTLAKLADSVRENPRPILVECITFRMRGHEEASGTKYVPKELFEEWGKKDPVANYEAWLLKHGVLTIAKRDEIRARLKEGIEDDLKHAFEEPEPVPNAEQEHADVYADMDRGPRSVDPPGRPAALPAEPATSGVPEKRMIDAIQEGLRQSMERHPGLVLMGQDIAEYGGAFKITEGFVEQFGKERVRNTPLCESAILGAALGLSIKGMKAMMEMQFADFVSEGITQICNNLAKIHYRWGQNADVVVRMPTGAGVGAGPFHSQSNEMWFVKTPGLKVVYPSNPYDAKGLLMTAFDDPNPVMFFEHKAMYRSINGPVPEQPYGIPFGKARVVREGSALSLITYGMGVHWATDVQRETGIDIDIIDLRTLVPLDVETILASVKRTGKVLLLHEDTLTAGFGGELAAIIAEHAFEHLDAPIVRVASWDTPVPFAIPLENGFLPKGRLKAAVERLAGY from the coding sequence ATGACGCCATTGACCATCGAGGACCGCCAGCTGCGTTTCGAGCGCGGCACGCACGACGACGCCTTTCTGCTGGACACCTACACCAAGCTGGTGTACCCCCGCATCATTGAGGAGAAGATGCTGAGCCTGCTGCGGCAGGGCAAGATCAGCAAGTGGTTCAGCGGGATCGGCCAGGAGGCCATCGCCGTGGGGGCCGCCATGGCCCTGCGCGACGACGAGTACATCCTGCCCATGCACCGAAACCTGGGCGTCTTCACCACGCGCGGCATGCCGTTCCGCAAGCTCTTCGCGCAGTGGCAGGGCAAGGCCACCGGCTACAGCAAGGGCCGCGAGCGCAGCTTCCACTTCGGAAGCAAGGAGCACAGGGTGGTGGGCATGATCAGCCACCTGGGCCCGCAGATGGGCATCGCCGACGGCATTGCGCTGGCCCACAAGCTGCAGAAGGAGAGCCGCTGCACCATCGTTTTCACTGGTGATGGCGCCACCAGCGAGGGCGATTTCCACGAAAGCGTGAACGTGGCGGCGGTGTGGGACCTGCCGGTGCTCTTCATCATCGAGAACAACGGCTATGGGCTGAGCACGCCCAGCAGCGAGCAGTTCCGCATGAAGAGCTTCGTGGACAAGGCCATCGGGTATGGCATCGAAGGCGTGCAGATCGCCGGCAACAACATCCTGGAGGTCTACGACACCCTGGCGAAGCTGGCCGACAGCGTGCGCGAGAACCCGCGGCCCATCCTGGTGGAGTGCATCACCTTCCGCATGCGCGGCCACGAGGAGGCAAGCGGCACCAAGTACGTGCCCAAGGAGCTCTTCGAGGAATGGGGCAAAAAGGACCCTGTGGCCAACTACGAGGCGTGGCTGCTGAAGCACGGGGTGCTCACCATCGCCAAGCGGGACGAGATCCGCGCGCGGCTGAAGGAGGGCATCGAGGATGACCTGAAGCACGCGTTCGAGGAGCCGGAACCGGTGCCGAACGCGGAACAGGAACATGCGGATGTGTATGCGGACATGGATCGGGGCCCCCGTAGCGTCGACCCACCGGGTCGACCTGCTGCGCTGCCAGCAGAACCCGCCACGTCCGGCGTGCCCGAGAAGCGCATGATCGACGCCATCCAGGAAGGCCTGCGCCAGAGCATGGAGCGTCATCCCGGCTTGGTGCTGATGGGGCAGGACATCGCCGAGTACGGCGGCGCGTTCAAGATCACCGAGGGCTTCGTGGAACAGTTCGGCAAGGAGCGGGTGCGGAACACCCCGTTGTGCGAGAGCGCCATCCTCGGCGCGGCGCTGGGCCTCAGCATCAAGGGGATGAAGGCCATGATGGAGATGCAGTTCGCCGACTTCGTGAGCGAGGGCATCACCCAGATCTGCAACAACCTGGCGAAGATCCACTACCGCTGGGGCCAGAACGCCGATGTGGTGGTGCGCATGCCCACCGGCGCGGGGGTGGGAGCGGGGCCCTTCCACAGCCAGAGCAACGAGATGTGGTTCGTGAAGACACCGGGCCTGAAGGTGGTGTACCCCAGCAACCCGTACGACGCCAAGGGCCTGCTGATGACGGCCTTCGACGACCCCAACCCGGTGATGTTCTTCGAGCACAAGGCCATGTACCGCAGCATCAACGGACCCGTGCCCGAGCAGCCCTACGGCATCCCCTTCGGGAAGGCGCGCGTGGTGCGCGAAGGGTCGGCACTCAGCCTCATCACCTACGGCATGGGCGTGCATTGGGCCACCGATGTGCAGCGGGAGACCGGCATCGACATCGACATCATCGACCTGCGCACCTTGGTGCCGCTGGACGTGGAGACCATCCTGGCCAGCGTGAAGCGGACCGGCAAGGTGTTGCTGCTGCACGAGGACACGCTGACGGCCGGCTTTGGTGGGGAGCTGGCGGCCATCATCGCCGAGCACGCCTTCGAGCACCTGGATGCGCCGATCGTTCGGGTGGCCAGCTGGGATACGCCCGTGCCCTTCGCCATTCCGCTGGAGAACGGGTTCCTGCCGAAGGGAAGGTTGAAGGCGGCGGTGGAACGGCTGGCGGGGTACTGA
- a CDS encoding VCBS repeat-containing protein, with product MRHLLLLSTAAFSTVLAAQNDCASALPISAGIHVVPAITGTPAPMVCTENAVMASASAWYAYTASQDTNVRIVTHVQGYPDQDTRVSVAVGPCGGLGCFAGDDNSGPNLTSAFSFRAEQGTTYRIIVENNNGGQGCAFELSEFANPSAPVDAVTFSGFALTDPAVIAGVVDMNEDGRDDLVVPDVFGLTVHHQQADGSFVPQATPHGIINNPASQGLAAGDIDNNGYPDLFYAGAQSSFHVLMADANGTSYLPTALTIGGATYRNNLVDVDADGHLDGFVTSDLALNFVLHNDGNGGLAFVNQTYGTVCGNKAVLWTDLDNDGLVDAYCTKSGCAEEDVLLHNEGGLVLTPVNDPVVTQDHDARSSAWGDFDNDGDMDGFVGASGSPNWSFRHLLLRNNGDGTFTNVILGSGLDVFHATGTEWVTHDLNNDGWLDILGGGRVHYGIGGLQFVQGGVLQPEAVGDLNHDGALDLTNGNVVWISSGTANHWLRVRTVGTVSNRSGIGARVELHTSMGQQIRDIRSGEGARFMSSLYAHFGLGPSPVVDQVVVRWPSGIVDVVPTPAADTLLTVVEGTMPMGLAEAFSTTSPLYPNPVTDRLFVADHASRAGAELRILDALGREVGRSTVQRNGIDVSALRPGTYWLRLSTGTAVRAWPFVKE from the coding sequence ATGCGCCACCTGCTCCTCCTTTCCACCGCGGCGTTCAGCACCGTGCTGGCCGCACAGAACGACTGCGCCTCCGCGCTCCCCATCAGCGCAGGCATCCACGTGGTGCCGGCCATCACCGGCACACCGGCCCCCATGGTCTGCACCGAGAACGCCGTGATGGCCTCCGCCAGTGCCTGGTACGCCTATACCGCCTCGCAGGACACCAACGTGCGCATCGTCACGCACGTCCAGGGGTATCCCGACCAGGACACCCGCGTCAGTGTGGCCGTCGGACCGTGCGGCGGCTTGGGCTGCTTCGCTGGTGACGACAATTCGGGCCCCAACCTCACCTCGGCCTTCAGCTTCCGGGCGGAACAGGGCACCACCTACCGCATCATCGTGGAGAACAACAACGGCGGCCAGGGATGCGCCTTCGAGCTCTCCGAGTTCGCCAATCCCTCCGCTCCGGTGGACGCGGTCACGTTCAGCGGCTTCGCGCTCACGGACCCCGCCGTCATCGCCGGTGTCGTCGACATGAACGAGGATGGTCGGGACGACCTCGTGGTGCCCGATGTCTTCGGCCTGACCGTGCATCATCAGCAGGCGGACGGTTCGTTCGTGCCGCAGGCGACCCCGCATGGGATCATCAACAACCCCGCATCCCAAGGCCTGGCCGCGGGCGATATCGACAACAACGGATACCCCGACCTGTTCTATGCCGGGGCCCAGAGCAGCTTCCATGTGCTGATGGCCGATGCCAACGGGACCAGCTACCTGCCCACCGCGCTCACCATCGGCGGGGCCACCTACCGCAACAATCTGGTGGACGTGGATGCGGATGGGCATCTGGACGGCTTCGTCACCAGCGACCTCGCCTTGAACTTCGTGCTGCACAATGATGGCAATGGAGGCCTGGCCTTCGTCAATCAGACCTATGGCACGGTCTGCGGCAACAAGGCCGTGCTGTGGACCGACCTGGACAACGACGGGCTGGTGGACGCGTACTGCACCAAGAGCGGATGCGCGGAGGAGGATGTGCTGCTCCACAACGAAGGCGGTCTGGTGCTGACCCCTGTGAACGACCCCGTGGTGACGCAGGACCATGATGCCCGCAGCAGCGCCTGGGGGGACTTCGACAACGACGGCGACATGGACGGCTTCGTGGGCGCCAGCGGCAGCCCGAACTGGAGCTTCCGTCACCTGCTGCTGCGCAACAACGGCGATGGCACCTTCACGAACGTCATCCTGGGCTCCGGCCTGGACGTGTTCCACGCCACCGGCACCGAGTGGGTGACGCACGACCTGAACAACGACGGATGGTTGGACATCCTGGGCGGCGGGCGGGTGCACTACGGCATCGGCGGCCTGCAGTTCGTTCAAGGCGGGGTTCTTCAGCCCGAGGCCGTGGGCGACCTCAACCACGATGGTGCCCTGGACCTCACCAACGGCAACGTGGTCTGGATCAGCAGCGGCACGGCCAACCACTGGCTGCGCGTGCGGACCGTGGGCACGGTGAGCAACCGCAGCGGCATCGGTGCGCGGGTGGAGCTGCACACGTCGATGGGCCAGCAGATCCGCGACATCCGCAGCGGCGAAGGCGCCCGGTTCATGAGCAGCCTGTACGCCCATTTCGGCCTGGGCCCCTCCCCCGTCGTCGATCAGGTGGTGGTGCGCTGGCCCAGCGGCATCGTGGACGTGGTCCCGACGCCCGCGGCGGACACCCTCCTCACCGTGGTGGAGGGCACCATGCCCATGGGATTGGCTGAAGCGTTCTCCACCACATCACCGCTGTACCCGAACCCGGTGACCGACCGGCTTTTCGTCGCCGATCACGCGTCGCGGGCCGGTGCTGAGCTGCGCATCCTGGATGCCCTGGGCCGTGAGGTCGGGCGGTCCACGGTCCAGCGGAACGGGATCGATGTGTCGGCCCTGCGACCGGGAACGTATTGGCTGCGTCTGTCGACCGGTACGGCGGTGCGCGCCTGGCCGTTCGTGAAGGAGTGA
- a CDS encoding flavodoxin reductase, producing MSAGGPSTDRHRVEVLGAVFLNPTVKRFTLSRPKGFIFTPGQGCMVAVDRDGWRDKPRPFTFTAPPGARTLELIVKIYEAHQGVTRQMGTLGKGDHLLLGEVFGTIAYKGPGVFFAGGAGITPFLSILRQLHRAKALKAHTLVWSNRTAGDVFLDDELARMLGRQYLKTFTRENVIGFRDRRIDRDDLVGLIRDFDQCFYLCGPDRFVTDLKAMLLELGAAPDSLVFES from the coding sequence GTGAGCGCGGGCGGGCCCTCCACCGATCGGCACCGGGTGGAGGTGCTGGGAGCGGTCTTCCTCAACCCCACGGTCAAACGGTTCACCCTGTCCCGACCCAAAGGGTTCATTTTCACCCCCGGCCAGGGCTGCATGGTGGCGGTCGACCGTGACGGCTGGCGCGACAAGCCCAGGCCCTTCACCTTCACGGCCCCGCCGGGCGCGCGGACGCTGGAGCTCATCGTCAAGATCTACGAGGCGCATCAGGGGGTCACCCGGCAGATGGGCACCTTGGGCAAGGGCGACCACCTGCTGCTGGGCGAGGTCTTCGGCACCATCGCGTACAAGGGGCCGGGCGTCTTCTTCGCCGGGGGGGCGGGCATCACGCCGTTCCTGTCCATCCTGCGCCAGTTGCACCGGGCGAAGGCCCTGAAGGCGCACACGCTGGTATGGTCGAACCGAACGGCCGGGGATGTGTTCCTGGACGACGAGCTCGCGCGGATGCTGGGCCGGCAGTACCTGAAGACCTTCACCCGGGAGAACGTGATCGGCTTCCGCGACCGGCGCATCGACCGCGATGACCTCGTGGGCCTGATCAGGGACTTCGACCAGTGCTTCTACCTCTGCGGACCGGATCGTTTCGTGACCGACCTGAAGGCCATGCTGCTGGAGCTCGGCGCTGCGCCGGACAGCCTCGTGTTCGAGTCCTGA
- a CDS encoding class I SAM-dependent methyltransferase produces the protein MDNAFIATTFDWDHRTPTAWQLFMNKAFRKLHLPVRLTPAPSDMANVEARMNLFHLLDQVIAYKVPGDIVDLGCNAGDSTIVMQKVVSALAPDRQVHAFDSFEGLPEVTGTDVADGVYGKGYMAAPLDVFKRKFDALGLRHPHIHKGWFQDTVPQHLPERIAFALIDGDLYESTRHVLPHVYARMAPGAIGMIAVYYDEKVLARRGLSGGYRSPGVKRACDEFFADKPEKVHVLYANEYSNGYFRKR, from the coding sequence ATGGACAACGCCTTCATCGCCACCACGTTCGACTGGGATCATCGCACACCGACCGCGTGGCAGTTGTTCATGAACAAGGCCTTCCGGAAACTCCACCTCCCGGTGCGGCTCACCCCGGCCCCGAGCGACATGGCCAATGTGGAGGCGCGGATGAACCTCTTTCATCTCTTGGATCAGGTCATCGCCTACAAGGTTCCGGGCGACATCGTGGACCTGGGCTGCAATGCGGGGGACAGCACCATCGTGATGCAGAAGGTGGTGAGCGCGCTCGCGCCCGACCGGCAGGTGCATGCGTTCGACAGCTTCGAGGGCCTGCCCGAGGTGACAGGGACCGATGTGGCCGACGGGGTGTACGGCAAGGGGTATATGGCGGCTCCGCTCGACGTGTTCAAGCGCAAGTTCGATGCGCTCGGCCTGAGGCACCCGCACATCCACAAAGGCTGGTTCCAGGACACGGTACCGCAGCACCTGCCCGAGCGGATCGCCTTCGCCCTCATCGATGGTGACCTGTACGAGAGCACCAGGCACGTGCTGCCTCATGTGTATGCGCGCATGGCTCCGGGGGCCATCGGCATGATCGCCGTGTACTATGATGAGAAAGTCCTGGCCCGTCGCGGGCTGTCCGGAGGCTATCGCTCACCCGGCGTGAAACGCGCTTGCGACGAGTTCTTCGCCGACAAGCCGGAGAAGGTGCACGTGCTTTACGCGAACGAGTACTCGAACGGGTACTTCCGCAAGCGCTGA
- a CDS encoding T9SS type A sorting domain-containing protein produces MLRLLTLAGLALTVYPLAAQFPATLPGDRTWVNAHGQQIAISPPVAARSVGPLRDLPALEDLDLPVAERKLTRNIQVQRAVENLDALPKGEDPALQRSAASRLSRQPLVSFAGQNGSGIPPDPTGSAGPDHYLQCVNTSCRPYTKTGASAGSTFSLASIWPGSTNDGDPIVLYDRHADRWFISQFQVSGNEILIAVSQTNDPTGDYYTYSWSFSQFPDYPKFSIWWDGYYMTSNSTHTAVVFEREKMLQGLPAQRIQLSAPSAANAGFRSVLPADADGDLPPNGTPCYFFNLEDDAWGGVPDDRIKIYEMTTDWATPSNTQVVQSQTLNTDPFDTNFGFGFSNISQPGTSDKLDAVAQILYFRAQHVRFVGHSSVLLCHVVDVNGGNRAGIRWYELRDANDGNFSIHQQGTWSPDNGNRWMASIAMDNQGNIGMGYCHTNPSTTVYPGLRYTGRYASDPLGLMTVPEQTIIDGGGSQTGFNRYGDYSHTALDPNGTTFWFTGEYLSASGQPRTRIASFDLVATVGLDGDAALPQASLNAWLDGTDLRVQYMGAPDDGLVADVIGMDGRTVSSLQVSAPAGSWQGRFPTEGLASGVYFVRVGNTAGQKVQRFVLP; encoded by the coding sequence ATGCTTCGCCTCCTGACCCTCGCCGGCCTTGCCCTGACCGTGTATCCGCTGGCCGCCCAGTTCCCCGCCACCCTTCCCGGTGACCGGACCTGGGTGAACGCCCACGGCCAACAGATCGCCATCAGCCCGCCCGTGGCGGCCCGCTCCGTGGGTCCGCTGCGCGACCTGCCTGCGCTGGAGGACCTCGACCTGCCTGTGGCGGAACGCAAGCTGACGCGCAACATCCAGGTGCAGCGTGCGGTGGAGAACCTGGACGCCCTGCCCAAAGGCGAGGACCCCGCCCTGCAGCGGAGCGCCGCCAGCCGTCTTTCCCGCCAGCCGCTCGTCTCCTTCGCCGGACAGAACGGATCGGGCATCCCGCCGGACCCGACGGGGTCCGCCGGACCTGACCACTACCTGCAGTGCGTCAACACGTCCTGCCGCCCCTACACCAAGACCGGTGCCAGCGCCGGGAGCACCTTCAGCCTGGCCAGCATCTGGCCCGGAAGCACCAACGATGGCGACCCGATCGTGCTCTACGACCGGCATGCCGACCGCTGGTTCATCAGCCAGTTCCAGGTGAGCGGCAACGAGATCCTCATCGCCGTGAGCCAGACCAACGACCCCACGGGCGACTACTACACCTACTCCTGGTCCTTCTCGCAATTCCCCGACTACCCCAAGTTCTCCATCTGGTGGGATGGGTACTACATGACCTCGAACAGCACGCATACCGCAGTGGTGTTCGAGCGCGAGAAGATGCTCCAGGGCCTGCCCGCGCAGCGCATCCAGCTGTCGGCGCCCAGTGCCGCCAACGCGGGCTTCCGCTCGGTGCTGCCGGCCGATGCGGATGGCGACCTGCCGCCGAACGGCACGCCTTGCTACTTCTTCAACCTGGAGGATGATGCCTGGGGCGGTGTGCCGGACGACCGGATCAAGATCTATGAGATGACCACCGACTGGGCCACTCCGTCGAACACCCAGGTGGTGCAGAGCCAGACCCTGAACACGGACCCGTTCGACACCAACTTCGGCTTCGGCTTCAGCAACATCAGCCAGCCCGGCACCAGCGACAAGCTGGATGCGGTGGCGCAGATCCTGTACTTCCGTGCCCAGCACGTGCGCTTCGTGGGCCACAGCAGCGTGCTGCTCTGCCACGTGGTGGACGTGAACGGCGGCAACCGCGCCGGCATCCGGTGGTACGAGCTGCGCGACGCGAACGACGGCAACTTCAGCATCCACCAGCAGGGCACCTGGTCGCCGGACAACGGCAACCGGTGGATGGCGAGCATCGCCATGGACAACCAGGGGAACATCGGCATGGGCTACTGCCACACCAACCCCAGCACGACCGTGTACCCCGGCCTGCGGTACACGGGCCGCTATGCCAGCGATCCCCTTGGGCTGATGACCGTGCCCGAGCAGACCATCATCGATGGCGGCGGCTCACAGACCGGCTTCAACCGGTACGGCGATTACTCGCACACCGCCCTGGACCCCAACGGCACCACCTTCTGGTTCACCGGCGAATACCTCAGCGCTTCCGGTCAGCCCCGCACCCGCATCGCCTCCTTCGACCTGGTGGCCACCGTGGGGCTCGATGGCGACGCCGCCCTTCCCCAGGCCAGCCTGAACGCCTGGCTGGACGGGACCGACCTTCGGGTGCAGTACATGGGTGCTCCGGATGATGGTCTGGTGGCCGATGTGATCGGCATGGATGGACGGACCGTCAGCTCCCTCCAGGTGAGCGCCCCGGCCGGCAGCTGGCAGGGCCGCTTCCCCACCGAGGGGCTCGCCTCCGGGGTGTACTTCGTGCGCGTGGGCAACACCGCGGGCCAGAAGGTCCAACGCTTCGTGCTGCCGTGA
- a CDS encoding DUF1905 domain-containing protein, with product MAKKPATKTYRFTAPLEKMNAQMAFMYVEVPFDVQAVFGTKGRVRVLGTVNGVAVDRALMPQKSGVHIIILGGDIRRAAKIKRVGQPVEVEIWRHPSPEVLELPEALAETLDFLPEMKAAWDALTPGMRRSMCYWVGSAKTEATQAKRVAELLRRFEAGDFQVGKGRR from the coding sequence ATGGCCAAGAAACCCGCAACCAAGACCTACCGCTTTACCGCGCCGCTGGAGAAGATGAACGCACAGATGGCCTTCATGTACGTGGAGGTGCCGTTCGATGTGCAGGCGGTCTTCGGCACCAAGGGGCGCGTGCGGGTGCTGGGCACGGTGAACGGCGTGGCGGTGGACCGCGCCCTGATGCCCCAGAAGAGCGGTGTGCACATCATCATCCTCGGGGGCGACATCCGCAGGGCGGCCAAGATCAAGCGTGTGGGACAACCTGTGGAGGTGGAGATCTGGAGGCACCCTTCGCCCGAGGTGCTTGAGCTGCCCGAGGCGCTGGCCGAGACCCTGGACTTCCTGCCCGAGATGAAGGCCGCGTGGGATGCGCTCACCCCCGGCATGCGGCGAAGCATGTGCTACTGGGTGGGCAGCGCGAAGACCGAGGCCACGCAGGCCAAGCGGGTGGCGGAGCTGCTCCGGCGGTTCGAGGCCGGCGACTTCCAGGTGGGCAAGGGCCGCCGCTGA
- a CDS encoding translation initiation factor: protein MKKRPTLSDLGGLVYSSGPKGSGKPTAPAKDQDLRIHLDRLKGNKVVTRIVGFVGKEADLEDLGRALKSKCGVGGNTKDGVILLQGDHRDKVLAYLTEKGYKVKKAGG from the coding sequence GTGAAGAAACGCCCCACCCTTTCCGATCTCGGTGGCCTGGTGTATTCCAGCGGCCCGAAAGGCTCCGGCAAGCCCACCGCCCCGGCCAAGGACCAGGACCTCCGCATCCACCTGGACCGGCTGAAAGGCAACAAGGTGGTGACCCGCATCGTGGGCTTCGTGGGGAAGGAAGCCGATCTGGAGGACCTGGGCCGCGCCCTGAAGAGCAAGTGCGGTGTAGGCGGCAACACCAAGGACGGCGTGATCCTGCTGCAGGGCGACCACCGCGACAAGGTCTTGGCCTATCTCACCGAGAAAGGGTACAAGGTCAAAAAGGCAGGAGGTTGA